Proteins from a genomic interval of Aquabacterium sp. J223:
- a CDS encoding DUF3772 domain-containing protein, which translates to MTSKNTDAGRRAVSRRLLCWLPARSVHHGQAGAGRWWVALALACATLLLNPAPATAQAAAAAAAAPADPEDRLDAARDRLQAVQKRLAADATTAQLQALRDEVLALQPEAAELAEELAPALERVEARLGELGPPPKEGAEPADIARERKSLEDSRAALGAQLKLAGLLGVEAEQALETLSEQRRTHFEAELFGRTGSVLAPPFWRELGQGLARDRPRVVALGAELAALARAAPAAAWGGWLLAVAAAVVLRRWLGAVLMRWVTDRAPAGRLRRSALATGSTLLALLVPLVAAHGLRAVLLSEGTPTPALQSLLITAVGAVVFGAYLSGLGRALLAARRPSWRLPRVPDAVAFGLRRLPARLALVLVLGWLADRLATSVNASLATLVAFNGLFALAVTLLIVQAMRRSHRLARQAGAEPGQADGGARPLWASALLIAGSLLVAFSLLCLLSGYVAMGTFIVRQVVWIALVLATTYLLCVLVDDACMAWVAAPAPQDGEAGAPPLLRDQLAVLLSGVLRLALVLFALVLIAAPFGQGPSELLARTSALREGLLVGEIRLAPATVLQAVLVLVLGLLGVRLLQRWLEQRFLPTTRLDAGMRASATSLLGTVGVVFAVALALSAIGLGLERIAWVASALSVGIGFGLQAVVSNFVSGLILLAERPVKVGDWVSLGTGVEGDIRRINVRATEIQMGDRSTVIVPNSEFITKTVRNITHADPIGLVQLKLPLPLDVPADRVRDELMATLTGHESVLGTPAPSVRLEGVEVDKLVFAATGFVASPRQAAAVKSDVLFEALRRLRAIGVVGAAPAAPLPSPDLPPA; encoded by the coding sequence ATGACATCGAAGAACACAGATGCCGGCCGCCGCGCCGTCTCCCGTCGGCTGTTGTGCTGGCTGCCGGCGCGCAGTGTGCACCATGGCCAGGCGGGCGCCGGCCGCTGGTGGGTCGCGCTCGCGCTGGCCTGCGCCACCCTCCTGCTGAATCCGGCACCGGCGACGGCCCAGGCCGCGGCGGCCGCGGCCGCCGCGCCGGCGGACCCCGAGGACCGGCTCGACGCCGCGCGCGACCGCCTGCAGGCGGTGCAGAAGCGGCTGGCCGCCGACGCCACCACCGCCCAGCTGCAGGCCCTGCGCGACGAGGTGCTGGCGCTGCAACCCGAGGCCGCCGAACTGGCCGAGGAGCTGGCGCCTGCGCTGGAACGGGTCGAGGCCCGGCTGGGCGAACTGGGCCCGCCGCCGAAGGAGGGCGCCGAGCCGGCCGACATCGCCCGCGAGCGCAAGTCGCTGGAGGACAGCCGGGCGGCGCTGGGCGCCCAGCTCAAGCTGGCCGGGCTGCTGGGGGTGGAGGCCGAGCAGGCGCTGGAGACCCTGTCCGAGCAGCGCCGCACGCACTTCGAGGCGGAGCTGTTCGGCCGCACGGGCTCGGTGCTGGCGCCGCCCTTCTGGCGCGAGCTGGGCCAGGGCCTGGCCCGGGACCGGCCACGGGTGGTCGCCCTCGGCGCGGAACTGGCCGCCCTGGCGCGGGCGGCACCGGCCGCGGCCTGGGGCGGCTGGCTGCTGGCGGTGGCGGCGGCGGTGGTGCTGCGCCGCTGGCTGGGCGCGGTGCTGATGCGCTGGGTCACCGACCGCGCACCGGCCGGGCGGCTGCGCCGCTCGGCGCTGGCCACCGGCTCGACGCTGCTGGCCTTGCTGGTGCCGCTGGTGGCGGCGCACGGCCTGCGCGCCGTGCTGCTGTCGGAGGGCACGCCGACGCCGGCGCTGCAGTCGCTGCTGATCACGGCGGTGGGCGCGGTGGTCTTCGGCGCCTACCTGTCGGGCCTGGGCCGCGCGCTGCTGGCCGCGCGGCGCCCGAGCTGGCGGCTGCCGCGCGTGCCCGACGCGGTGGCCTTCGGCCTGCGCCGCCTGCCCGCACGGCTGGCGCTGGTGCTGGTGCTGGGCTGGCTGGCCGACCGGCTGGCCACCTCGGTCAACGCCTCGCTGGCCACGCTCGTGGCCTTCAACGGCCTGTTCGCGCTGGCCGTCACGCTGCTCATCGTGCAGGCGATGCGGCGCTCGCACCGGCTGGCGCGGCAGGCGGGCGCCGAACCGGGCCAGGCGGACGGCGGGGCGCGGCCGCTGTGGGCCTCGGCGCTGCTGATCGCCGGCTCGCTGCTGGTGGCCTTCAGCCTGCTCTGCCTGCTCAGCGGCTACGTCGCGATGGGCACCTTCATCGTGCGACAGGTGGTGTGGATCGCCCTGGTGCTGGCCACCACCTACCTGCTGTGCGTGCTGGTCGACGACGCCTGCATGGCCTGGGTCGCTGCACCGGCCCCGCAGGATGGCGAGGCCGGCGCGCCGCCGCTGCTGCGCGACCAGCTGGCGGTGCTGCTGTCCGGCGTGCTGCGGCTGGCGCTGGTGCTGTTCGCGCTGGTGCTGATCGCGGCGCCGTTCGGCCAGGGGCCGTCCGAGCTGCTGGCGCGCACCAGCGCGCTGCGCGAGGGCCTGCTGGTCGGCGAGATCCGGCTGGCGCCGGCCACCGTGCTGCAGGCGGTGCTGGTGCTGGTGCTCGGGCTGCTGGGCGTGCGCCTGCTGCAGCGCTGGCTGGAGCAGCGCTTCCTGCCCACCACCCGGCTCGACGCCGGCATGCGGGCGTCGGCCACCTCGCTGCTCGGCACCGTGGGCGTGGTGTTCGCGGTGGCGCTGGCGCTGTCGGCCATCGGCCTCGGCCTGGAACGCATCGCCTGGGTGGCCAGCGCGCTGTCGGTGGGCATCGGCTTCGGCCTGCAGGCGGTGGTGTCGAACTTCGTGTCCGGCCTCATCCTGCTGGCCGAGCGCCCGGTCAAGGTGGGCGACTGGGTGTCGCTGGGCACCGGCGTGGAGGGCGACATCCGCCGCATCAACGTGCGCGCCACCGAGATCCAGATGGGCGACCGCTCCACGGTGATCGTGCCCAACTCCGAGTTCATCACCAAGACGGTCCGCAACATCACCCACGCCGACCCGATCGGCCTGGTGCAGCTAAAGCTGCCCCTGCCGCTGGACGTGCCGGCCGACCGCGTGCGCGACGAACTGATGGCCACGCTGACCGGCCACGAGTCGGTGCTCGGCACGCCGGCGCCGTCGGTGCGGCTGGAGGGCGTGGAGGTCGACAAGCTGGTCTTCGCCGCCACCGGCTTCGTCGCCTCGCCGCGGCAGGCGGCGGCCGTCAAGAGCGACGTGCTGTTCGAGGCGCTGCGGCGGCTGCGGGCGATCGGCGTGGTGGGGGCGGCACCGGCCGCGCCGCTGCCCTCCCCGGACCTGCCGCCCGCCTGA